One genomic region from Nymphaea colorata isolate Beijing-Zhang1983 chromosome 10, ASM883128v2, whole genome shotgun sequence encodes:
- the LOC116262685 gene encoding uncharacterized protein LOC116262685, translated as MAEDERTELNDINTLARHSLQNRRERPPVCPIKSVRRSRADGAHPLYLSGPLRAAFLSQRPSPGRQKCLFLPSIYQTPWWFVSLPSPSSPSPTRGSPLLFRRTSPGFPSLRFPPVDLIVSERDEEEETSVSPSGSVPPGGDAFFIKIEKSGRNRRRVRARVRIATSLEAVWDVLTDYERLIDFIPGLAVCRLIERSGGFVRMFQIGQQSLAFGFKFNAKGTMDCYENDLELLPFGRRRNIDFTMIEGDFQLFRGTWSMVQAEESHSSSFPRTTFLSYIVDVEPKLWLPVSLVEKRLCNEIELNLLSIREEAQKRSATDALSDLS; from the exons ATGGCGGAAGACGAAAGGACCGAA TTAAATGACATAAATACCCTTGCGCGCCATTCCCTTCAAAATCGCCGGGAACGCCCACCAGTTTGCCCTATAAAATCCGTCCGCCGGAGTCGCGCAGATGGCGCGCACCCTCTTTATCTCTCCGGTCCTCTACGCGCCGCTTTCCTATCGCAGCGACCCTCGCCAGGACGACAGAAATGCCTTTTCCTTCCTTCGATTTATCAAACCCCCTGGTGGTTCGTCTCTCTTCCTTCACCATCTTCCCCATCGCCAACGCGCGGAAGCCCCCTTCTCTTCCGTCGGACGAGTCCTGGGTTCCCGTCCCTCCGATTCCCCCCCGTTGATCTCATCGTCAGTGAAcgagatgaggaagaagagacgTCCGTCTCGCCGTCGGGATCGGTTCCGCCCGGTGGCGATGCCTTCTTTATAAAGATCGAGAAGTCCGGCAGGAACCGCCGGAGAGTCCGGGCTAGGGTCCGTATTGCGACAAGTCTCGAGGCCGTGTGGGACGTCTTGACGGACTACGAACGCCTGATAGATTTCATCCCTGGGCTGGCCGTCTGCCGGTTGATCGAGAGGAGCGGCGGATTCGTTAGGATGTTCCAG ATTGGTCAGCAGAGCCTTGCTTTTGGGTTTAAGTTTAACGCAAAGGGGACCATGGACTGTTACGAGAATGATCTTGAGCTTCTTCCATTTGGCAGAAGGAGAAATATTGATTTTACCATGATTGAAGGAGATTTTCAGTTATTTCGAGGCACATGGTCCATGGTACAA GCAGAAGAAAGTCATAGCTCTTCCTTTCCAAGAACAACTTTCCTTTCGTATATCGTAGATGTGGAGCCTAAACTATGGTTGCCCGTCAGCCTTGTGGAGAAAAGACTCTGCAACGAGATTGAATTGAATCTTCTAAGTATCAGAGAGGAAGCGCAGAAAAGGTCAGCAACAGATGCGCTCTCAGATTTGTCATAG
- the LOC116262391 gene encoding protein phosphatase 2C 32, translated as MGNGIGCLVPTGNGKGGVDIEFLEPLDEGLGHSFCYVRPVIDSPAITPSNSERFTIDSSMIDSENHSGSFRQEAVEEPGLQRPHKSIAETTFRTISGASVSANAPSTRTVTAYDQCSLFAGEPQDRAASFEGTASFTALPLQPVPRGSGPLNGFMSGPLERGFTSGPLERGAGFMSGPIEKGMFLSGPLESTDKSNFSAPLAFGQRKATLRRLMRSMSKPMRSALSRTFSKHSGSSWVHRLLLHPASRFVWQSKEAKFRTEEPRNCFDAAAMSGTATSVGEHSDGRNLQWAHGKAGEDRVHVVLSEEHGWLFVGIYDGFNGPDAPDFLMSNLYRAIDKELEGLLWDYDNHPSPNPLECDYLSRPHEGLADMPESRNEEPLSQLCELDSRDRLETGDAEAAASSSLPTSSARSNDLLKTAADSDDGRTCTTDISNAESAKVPESVQDLERMVTDGTTVQDNSPTSASKLAGQGRRSRRLYELFKMEDADLHSSSLERDIDVQRVDSLEIHPNACKDDIQSRENLSVVHTLSCSASGKGDSFSSLRSDTNSMAGAGPVSKESNDNARVPSSVTGTKSNVAGSLIGSKLRKMYRKQKSLRKKLFPWSYDWHREQADDAPRKVIDSLAQPRRCKAGTVDHAAVLKALSRALEVTEEAYMEMVDKVLDKNPELGLMGSCVLVMLMKDQDVYVMNLGDSRAILAQERLNDHLGKDDVRRRMRCRDPVVRMELDRISEESPIHNQNSQCTKINKNREISLCRLKMRAFQLSTDHSTSVEEEVLRIRKEHPDDDQSILNGRVKGQLKVSRAFGAGFLKKAKWNEALLEMFRIDYIGNSPYLSCIPSVAHHRLCSNDRFLVLSSDGLYQYFSNEEVVSHVEWFLENVPEGDPAQYLITELLLRAAKKNGMDFHELLDIPHGDRRKYHDDVSVMVVSLEGRIWRSSG; from the exons ATGGGAAACGGAATCGGTTGCCTCGTCCCGACTGGAAATGGCAAGGGTGGGGTTGATATAGAATTCCTGGAGCCATTGGATGAGGGGTTGGGCCACTCCTTCTGCTATGTCAGGCCCGTGATCGACTCTCCGGCAATAACGCCGTCGAATTCCGAGAGGTTCACCATTGATTCCAGTATGATAGATTCTGAAAACCATTCGGGTTCATTTAGACAAGAGGCTGTGGAAGAGCCAGGATTACAGAGACCCCACAAGAGCATAGCTGAAACTACCTTTAGGACCATATCTGGTGCATCTGTTAGCGCTAATGCGCCGAGTACCCGCACCGTTACAGCATACGATCAGTGCAGCTTGTTTGCTGGCGAACCGCAAGATCGTGCAGCTTCGTTCGAAGGTACTGCTTCTTTTACTGCACTTCCCCTACAACCTGTGCCTAGGGGATCGGGACCTCTGAATGGATTCATGTCAGGGCCGTTGGAGAGAGGCTTCACCTCGGGGCCTCTTGAAAGGGGTGCTGGGTTCATGTCCGGGCCAATTGAGAAGGGTATGTTCCTCTCCGGGCCGCTTGAGAGCACCGATAAATCCAATTTCTCCGCACCACTTGCATTTGGGCAGAGGAAGGCTACTCTTAGGAGACTGATGAGGAGCATGAGCAAGCCCATGCGAAGTGCGCTTTCCCGGACGTTTTCTAAACATTCAGGGTCCAGTTGGGTGCATCGCTTGCTGTTGCACCCAGCTAGTCGATTCGTTTGGCAATCCAAGGAGGCAAAATTTCGAACTGAGGAGCCAAGAAACTGTTTCGATGCTGCGGCAATGTCTGGGACGGCAACATCTGTTGGGGAGCACAGCGATGGCCGCAATCTCCAATGGGCTCATGGTAAGGCAGGCGAGGACCGAGTCCATGTTGTCCTGTCGGAAGAGCATGGCTGGCTGTTTGTTGGAATCTATGATGGTTTTAATGGTCCTGATGCTCCTGATTTTCTGATGAGTAATCTTTACAGGGCAATTGATAAAGAACTGGAAGGATTGCTTTGGGATTATGATAATCACCCTAGTCCCAATCCACTTGAATGTGATTATCTGAGTAGGCCTCATGAAGGTCTCGCTGATATGCCAGAGAGCAGAAATGAAGAACCTCTTTCTCAATTGTGTGAACTGGATTCGCGTGATAGGTTAGAAACTGGTGATGCTGAAGCAGCTGCTAGTAGCTCTCTACCAACTTCAAGTGCAAGAAGTAATGACTTGCTTAAAACTGCTGCTGATTCTGACGATGGTAGAACTTGTACCACGGACATTTCAAATGCAGAGTCTGCCAAGGTTCCAGAAAGTGTGCAAGATTTGGAGAGGATGGTAACTGATGGCACTACGGTGCAGGATAACTCTCCTACATCTGCGTCAAAGTTGGCCGGGCAGGGAAGGAGGAGCAGGCGTCTCTATGAATTATTCAAGATGGAGGATGCTGATTTGCATAGCTCATCCTTAGAAAGGGACATTGATGTGCAGAGAGTTGATTCTCTTGAGATACACCCTAACGCATGTAAAGATGACATACAGTCTAGAGAAAATTTGTCAGTGGTACATACACTATCATGTTCAGCGAGCGGTAAAGGGGATAGCTTTAGCAGTCTAAGGAGTGACACAAATTCAATGGCTGGTGCAGGGCCagtttcaaaggaatcaaatGACAATGCCAGAGTTCCATCCTCTGTCACTGGGACCAAGTCCAATGTAGCAGGATCTCTGATTGGTTCTAAGCTTAGAAAAATGTACAGGAAACAGAAATCTTTGCGTAAGAAATTGTTTCCCTGGAGTTATGATTGGCACAGGGAACAGGCTGATGATGCACCCAGAAAGGTGATAGACTCACTTGCACAACCTAGGAGGTGCAAGGCAGGAACTGTAGATCATGCAGCTGTTTTAAAAGCTCTGTCACGAGCACTTGAAGTCACAGAAGAGGCCTACATGGAAATGGTAGATAAAGTGCTTGACAAGAACCCTGAACTTGGTTTGATGGGTTCTTGTGTCCTTGTGATGCTAATGAAGGATCAAGACGTTTATGTCATGAACCTAGGTGATAGTCGTGCTATCCTTGCACAGGAGAGATTAAATGATCACCTTGGGAAAGACGATGTTAGGCGTAGGATGCGGTGCAGGGATCCTGTTGTCCGCATGGAGCTAGACAGAATATCTGAGGAGTCCCCTATACATAACCAGAATAGCCAATGTactaaaattaacaaaaacagGGAGATATCACTCTGCAGACTAAAGATGAGAGCATTTCAGCTGTCCACAGACCACAGCACAAGCGTGGAGGAG GAAGTTTTGAGGATAAGGAAGGAACATCCTGATGATGACCAATCTATTTTAAATGGTAGAGTGAAAGGGCAGTTGAAAGTTTCTCGAGCGTTTGGTGCAGGTTTTCTGAAGAAG GCAAAGTGGAATGAAGCTCTGTTGGAGATGTTTCGTATTGATTACATTGGAAATTCTCCCTATCTCAGTTGCATCCCATCTGTCGCTCATCATCGGCTATGCTCCAATGATCGATTTCTGGTCTTGTCTTCAGATGGCTTATACCAGTACTTCAGTAATGAGGAAGTAGTATCACACGTTGAGTGGTTCCTGGAGAATGTTCCTGAAGGTGATCCTGCACAGTACCTCATCACCGAGCTGCTGCTTCGTGCTGCAAAGAAAAATG ggATGGATTTTCATGAGCTGCTGGACATTCCTCACGGTGATCGGAGGAAGTATCACGATGATGTTTCTGTCATGGTGGTTTCCCTTGAAGGAAGAATTTGGAGATCATCAggctaa